One Brassica napus cultivar Da-Ae chromosome C4, Da-Ae, whole genome shotgun sequence genomic region harbors:
- the LOC106362514 gene encoding uncharacterized protein LOC106362514 gives MLEDLTIKLPLMDVIQMMPSMRSLMKGVISGKITGDSELLLVSKECTAVLQNRPIKKLDDPGKYVLSIQIGKTVFACSLCDLGSSVNLMPYSVAKRLGFTDFKPTRISLVFANRSVKSPVGILEDLHVRVGNTFVPTDFVVLEVEEEPKDPLIMGHHLLCTAGAIIDVRQGRIDLHLGDIAMKFEMKKLLKKPMLDAQTYTVEDEDQAIFT, from the coding sequence ATGCTAGAGGATCTAACTATCAAGTTACCTCTTATGGATGTGATCCAGATGATGCCTTCTATGCGCAGTTTGATGAAAGGTGTTATCTCTGGAAAGATAACTGGGGACAGCGAGCTGTTGTTGGTTTCGAAGGAGTGCACTGCGGTACTTCAGAACAGGCCGATTAAGAAATTGGATGATCCAGGCAAGTATGTTCTCTCGATACAAATTGGGAAAACAGTATTCGCTTGTTCTCTATGCGATCTGGGTTCCAGTGTCAACCTCATGCCTTACTCCGTGGCAAAACGACTGGGTTTCACAGACTTCAAACCGACAAGAATCTCTCTGGTGTTCGCCAATAGATCAGTCAAGTCACCGGTGGGTATTCTGGAAGATCTCCATGTCCGAGTGGGCAACACCTTTGTTCCGACAGATTTTGTGGTTCTGGAGGTTGAAGAGGAACCAAAAGATCCACTCATCATGGGTCATCATTTGTTGTGCACAGCTGGTGCGATCATTGATGTTCGACAAGGAAGGATTGATCTTCACCTAGGAGATATTGCGATGAAGTTCGAGATGAAGAAATTGCTGAAGAAACCGATGCTGGACGCGCAGACCTACACAGTTGAGGATGAAGATCAGGCGATATTCACTTAA